One genomic segment of Sorex araneus isolate mSorAra2 chromosome X, mSorAra2.pri, whole genome shotgun sequence includes these proteins:
- the LOC129399684 gene encoding NADH dehydrogenase [ubiquinone] 1 alpha subcomplex subunit 11-like gives MVLTLFQQYWEIPDGTECHRKTYATTGIGGAVGLITSAYSVALQPAGSFLAAAVGAIFGLATSVSTQVREKPDDPLNDFIGGCAGEGGGLSLGVRTHSYATGAAAALLKMGRLEGWKPFPEPKV, from the coding sequence ATGGTGCTGACGCTCTTCCAGCAGTACTGGGAAATCCCCGACGGCACCGAGTGCCACCGCAAAACCTACGCCACCACCGGGATCGGCGGCGCCGTGGGCCTCATCACCTCTGCCTACAGCGTCGCGCTGCAGCCCGCCGGCTCCTTCCTGGCAGCGGCCGTGGGTGCCATCTTCGGCCTCGCCACGTCCGTCAGCACCCAGGTCCGGGAGAAGCCCGACGACCCCCTCAACGACTTCATCGGGGGCTGCGCGGGAGAGGGGGGGGGCCTGAGCCTGGGAGTGCGCACTCACAGCTACGCCACGGGCGCGGCAGCGGCGCTGCTGAAGATGGGGCGGCTGGAGGGCTGGAAGCCATTCCCGGAGCCCAAGGTCTGA